A single region of the Bradysia coprophila strain Holo2 unplaced genomic scaffold, BU_Bcop_v1 contig_235, whole genome shotgun sequence genome encodes:
- the LOC119077399 gene encoding beta-1,3-galactosyltransferase 5-like, with translation MSLLLLSRLKYVRCVSNQLVKWRVLLLLSLISLTFILITVFSLPTWFSLSPHRAKTKILFMNEELCTPSTPYDRNQRTAVIVIPSARKHFNRRSVIRQTYGSVKKANNVKILAVIFILAKSDGRQEDDEADDRQLLAEADWFGDVIIGDFVDSYRNLTLKTIMAYDWLTTYCRKAQFVIKTDDDTVVNIFELTEHLSSLSPVDVSSSNIWCCVDRNESTVSDVTSKFYASSTDFPSGKFPDHCSGIGYVTTFVVIERFVEDISKSFPGRVCTHEDVFMTAVVPMHINADWKYFWRKPEPIQLVHQKYSISCVFEDGRDDVDHFLRDFVRNTTMDAESRNFIKFRERYPKRFFFLIAHTEELEEIHLRLWEIIKKSY, from the exons ATGAGTTTGCTTCTTCTATCCAGACTGAAATATGTTCGCTGTGTATCCAATCAATTGGTGAAGTGGAGAGTGTTGCTTCTTCTGAGTTTGATT AGTTTAACGTTCATACTCATCACAGTGTTCAGTCTGCCCACATGGTTCTCTTTATCACCTCATCGTgcaaagacaaaaattctgttcatGAACGAAGAACTGTGCACTCCATCCACGCCATACGATAGAAATCAAAGAACTGCAGTGATTGTAATACCGTCAGCACGAAAACACTTCAATCGTAGAAGCGTGATACGCCAAACGTATGGTTCAGTTAAGAAAGCGAACAATGTGAAAATCTTGGccgtcattttcatattggCAAAGTCGGACGGACGACAAGAAGATGATGAGGCCGACGACAGGCAGCTACTGGCGGAGGCAGATTGGTTTGGTGATGTGATTATCGGCGACTTTGTAGATTCGTACAGAAATCTGACGCTGAAAACGATTATGGCCTACGATTGGTTGACTACCTATTGTAGGAAGGCTCAATTTGTGATCAAAACTGATGATGACACCGTCgttaatatttttgaattgaccGAGCATTTAAGTTCATTATCACCAGTTGATGTGTCATCATCGAACATTTGGTGTTGCGTTGATCGAAACGAAAGTACGGTGAGCGATGTGACCAGCAAATTTTATGCTTCGTCCACAGACTTTCCAAGCGGAAAGTTCCCAGATCATTGCTCCGGCATTGGTTACGTGACAACGTTTGTTGTGATCGAACGGTTCGTAGAAGACATTTCAAAGTCATTTCCGGGACGAGTTTGCACCCATGAAGATGTGTTTATGACAGCAGTCGTTCCGATGCACATAAATGCCGATTGGAAGTATTTCTGGCGGAAACCGGAGCCCATTCAACTGGTGCATCAAAAGTATAGCATCAGTTGTGTCTTTGAGGATGGAAGGGATGATGTGGATCACTTTCTCAGGGATTTTGTCAGAAATACGACGATGGATGCGGAAagtagaaattttattaagttCAGGGAAAGGTATCCGAAACGATTTTTCTTCCTCATTGCACATACTGAGGAATTAGAAGAGATTCATCTTCGATTATGggaaataataaagaaaagttATTGA
- the LOC119077411 gene encoding coagulation factor X-like, protein MRCLILILCAVSLKVEASDWLNRTVRVDLIVDQSTINVRTFDPKFDSLVQSENILNAVNATNGQYPWVIRTTAWSDQGGGFRFGTPCAGTIINSNFVLSDFHCIGQTLNPPANSIEALIGFAQWNSSSTATHFVRSYWYIEPSPENRPNIVLFRMNSTITFNPNVHPIRLPFYQDFDYEGWSSLMLGFRSPDGPSTPHLQSMEASIFNNNQCDFDSDFADHDICAIDSGELYQGPIRRFNSFTGGAWIVYEYADAGLVFVPILVGIHQFQYANQTASFGRATRVSHFVEWIETLSAEN, encoded by the exons ATGCGCTGCTTGATTCTGATATTGTGTGCGGTGTCTTTGAAAGTCGAAGCTTCCGATTGGTTGAACCGAACCGTTCGTGTCGATTTGATTGTCGACCAATCAACCATCAATGTCAGAACCTTCGATCCAAAGTTTGATTCTCTCGTGCAATCGGAGAACATTTTGAACGCTGTGAATGCCACAAATGGCCAGTATCCTTGGGTCATTCGTACGACAGCTTGGTCAGATCAAGGCGGTGGTTTCAGATTTGGCACTCCGTGTGCGGGCACAATCATCAACAGCAATTTCGTTCTCAGTGATTTCCATTGCATCGGTCAGAC CCTTAACCCTCCAGCCAATTCGATTGAAGCTCTAATTGGATTCGCTCAATGGAATTCATCAAGTACAGCAACCCATTTCGTACGAAGCTATTGGTACATCGAACCATCGCCTGAAAATCGTCCCAATATCGTGCTGTTCAGAATGAACAGCACCATTACGTTCAATCCGAATGTTCATCCCATTCGGTTGCCATTTTATCAAGACTTTGACTACGAAGGCTGGTCTTCCCTGATGCTAGGTTTCCGATCGCCCGATGGACCGTCTACTCCTCACTTGCAGTCAATGGAAGCCAGCATTTTCAACAACAATCAGTGTGACTTCGACAGTGACTTCGCCGACCATGACATCTGTGCTATCGACAGCGGTGAGCTGTACCAAGGACCGATAAGACGTTTTAACTCGTTCACCG GAGGAGCGTGGATTGTGTACGAATATGCCGATGCAGGTCTGGTGTTCGTTCCCATTTTAGTCGGGATTCATCAATTCCAGTACGCTAATCAAACGGCATCGTTCGGACGTGCGACCAGAGTCTCTCATTTCGTGGAATGGATTGAAACACTTTCCGCGGAGAATTAG
- the LOC119077266 gene encoding tyrosyl-DNA phosphodiesterase 2-like, with the protein MATNRTTAEEVTFSRSPAKLSVISWNLDGLDSNNLAERTAEVVALLEKRDYTVVMLQELILPTFQYIAAKLKSKYKPVVGTHKPESTYFTVTFLRTNRVIYVDHEIVNFPGSMMDRNLLITRCRIDRVNVAICNTHLESTAAFAPQRVIQLKMCFDRCRSIPPEWNVIFGGDLNARDTEVQGKVPANMHDLWMRNGSSSSKFTWDLKYNTNKQMPGKVQPRCRFDRLFFRESVPATLTPEFFGLTGLSKVAGTNSFPSDHWGVVAFFQET; encoded by the coding sequence ATGGCAACGAATCGAACCACTGCTGAGGAAGTGACCTTTTCCCGATCACCGGCAAAACTTTCCGTCATTTCGTGGAATTTGGACGGTTTGGACAGTAACAATTTGGCGGAACGAACAGCCGAAGTTGTTGCTCTGCTGGAAAAACGAGACTACACCGTCGTCATGTTACAGGAATTGATTCTGCCCACTTTTCAATACATTGCGGccaaattgaaatcgaaatacAAGCCGGTCGTCGGTACGCATAAGCCGGAATCCACATACTTCACCGTAACCTTTCTCCGAACGAATCGTGTCATTTATGTGGATCACGAAATCGTCAATTTTCCCGGCTCAATGATGGACCGGAACCTGTTGATCACCCGATGCCGAATCGATCGAGTGAACGTGGCAATTTGTAATACTCATCTGGAGAGCACGGCAGCATTTGCCCCACAGAGGGTCATTCAACTCAAAATGTGCTTTGACCGTTGCCGCTCCATTCCGCCGGAATGGAATGTCATCTTCGGCGGTGATCTGAATGCACGTGACACCGAAGTGCAAGGCAAAGTTCCGGCGAACATGCACGATCTGTGGATGAGAAACGGTTCGAGTTCGTCGAAGTTCACCTGGGATCTGAAATACAATACGAACAAACAGATGCCGGGCAAGGTGCAACCGCGGTGTCGATTTGATCGGCTGTTTTTTCGTGAATCGGTTCCGGCTACACTGACACCGGAATTCTTCGGATTGACCGGTTTGTCGAAGGTTGCCGGAACGAATTCATTTCCCAGCGATCATTGGGGAGTCGTGGCATTTTTCCAGGAGACATAG